The DNA sequence CCTATTCCCTATTCCCTAGCGCGTTCATGTCCGCGAAGCGGAAAGCGCTATATCCGATAATTAGGTTTTTTTGAAGAAGCGGGAAAGGTTAACCCACCCAAAATAAACTAGAAAAGATACAAGCTGCTATAATTCCCGTCGCATCCGCAAGCAGTCCGGCTGCTAGAGCATGGCGAATGCGGGTAATACCAACTGCCCCAAAATATACGGCCAGAACATAAAACGTGGTGTCCGTACTCCCCATCATCGTAGACGCAACAAAGGCGCTATAGGAATCCGGCGATCGCTCAATGATCTCGCTCATGATGCCAAAAGACCCACCACCCGAAAGGGGGCGCAGGAGTGCCATCGGTAAGACTTCCGCAGGCATTCCGATTAAATTGGTTATGGGACTGAGTAAATTCGTGACGATTTCCATCGCCCCAGAAGCGCGAAACATCCCGATCGCCACTAAAATGGCAACTAAAAAGGGAATAATCCGAATCGCAATCTCAAAACCCTGCTTGGCTCCTTCGGTAACGGCTTCATAAACTTTTACTCCTCGCCCGACCCCGTAGATAATAATCAGGAAGATTAAGATCGGCATCAGCCAATGAGAAATGAAATCTGGGTTAAAGAAATCCCCTAGATTTTCACTGCGAATTACACCATAGACTAGTGTGCCGACAAAGGCGATCGCAAATAACCCAACAATCATTTGAGAAATCCTACCCGTGGGATAGAGAAGGTGAGAATAATCGGCTTCTTCAACTGGATTATCGCCGCTCTCTCTCTCCAAGTCCTCTGGGGATGGCTCGTTGATAGACTCAACCTCCTGGGATCTAGAATCTCTTCTACCCAACCAAGACGCAACCGAAACTCCGACCACGGTAGAACAAAGGGTTGCTAATAAGGTAGGCAGGAAAATCGCAGCCGGATTACTACTATTAGCGGCTGCTCTGACACCGATGACTCCCAAGGGAAATAGCACAACGCTGGAGGTATTGATGGCCAGAAACAAGCACATGGCATTGGTTGCCGTTCCCTTGAGGGGATTGAGCTTG is a window from the Roseofilum capinflatum BLCC-M114 genome containing:
- a CDS encoding nucleoside recognition domain-containing protein, with the translated sequence MSQADRPSGKPSAINIVFVGFIAVAILFAGYTGTMEQVTEASFDSAKTAVNLAIDLIGVMALWLGLVRVLEAGGLMYTLANLLKPLMVKLFPDVPPTHPAMGAMILNISANMLGLGNAATPFGIKAMVELNKLNPLKGTATNAMCLFLAINTSSVVLFPLGVIGVRAAANSSNPAAIFLPTLLATLCSTVVGVSVASWLGRRDSRSQEVESINEPSPEDLERESGDNPVEEADYSHLLYPTGRISQMIVGLFAIAFVGTLVYGVIRSENLGDFFNPDFISHWLMPILIFLIIIYGVGRGVKVYEAVTEGAKQGFEIAIRIIPFLVAILVAIGMFRASGAMEIVTNLLSPITNLIGMPAEVLPMALLRPLSGGGSFGIMSEIIERSPDSYSAFVASTMMGSTDTTFYVLAVYFGAVGITRIRHALAAGLLADATGIIAACIFSSLFWVG